In Burkholderia contaminans, the following proteins share a genomic window:
- a CDS encoding ribonucleotide-diphosphate reductase subunit beta: MLNWDEEKTAVTPASGAQQNAMRTSAGTAVGLQAATPAAHQVRDIFEGDLAVPPQASAVPAGGSEARVNVADKRIINGQTDVNQLVPFKYKWAWEKYLAGCANHWMPQEINMSRDIALWKDPNGLTEDERRIVKRNLGFFVTADSLAANNIVLGTYRHITAPECRQFLLRQAFEEAIHTHAYQYIVESLGLDEGEIFNAYHEVTSIRAKDEFLIPFIHTLTDPAFKTGTLEADQKLLKSLIVFACIMEGLFFYVGFTQILALGRQNKMTGAAEQYQYILRDESMHCNFGIDLINQIKLENPHLWTAEFRAEIRELFKQAVELEYRYAEDTMPRGVLGLNASMFKSYLRFISNRRCQQIGLDPLYPNEENPFPWMSEMIDLKKERNFFETRVIEYQTGGALSWE; encoded by the coding sequence ATGCTCAACTGGGATGAAGAGAAGACTGCCGTAACTCCCGCGAGCGGAGCGCAGCAAAACGCGATGCGCACCTCCGCAGGAACGGCTGTCGGACTGCAGGCTGCAACGCCTGCCGCCCATCAGGTCCGCGACATTTTCGAAGGCGATCTTGCGGTGCCCCCGCAAGCATCGGCTGTTCCCGCCGGCGGTTCGGAAGCGCGGGTCAATGTCGCCGACAAGCGCATCATCAACGGCCAGACTGACGTCAATCAGCTGGTGCCGTTCAAGTACAAGTGGGCGTGGGAAAAGTATCTGGCCGGTTGCGCGAACCACTGGATGCCGCAGGAAATCAACATGTCCCGCGACATCGCTCTGTGGAAGGACCCGAACGGTCTGACCGAGGACGAGCGCCGCATCGTGAAGCGCAACCTCGGCTTCTTCGTGACGGCCGATTCGCTCGCGGCGAACAACATCGTGCTCGGCACGTACCGCCACATCACGGCGCCCGAGTGCCGGCAGTTCCTGCTGCGCCAGGCGTTCGAAGAGGCGATCCACACGCACGCGTACCAATACATTGTCGAATCGCTCGGTCTCGACGAAGGCGAGATCTTCAACGCGTACCACGAGGTCACGTCGATCCGCGCGAAGGACGAATTCCTGATTCCGTTCATCCACACGCTGACGGATCCGGCCTTCAAGACCGGCACGCTCGAAGCGGATCAGAAGCTGCTGAAGTCGCTGATCGTGTTCGCCTGCATCATGGAAGGCCTGTTCTTCTACGTCGGGTTTACGCAGATCCTCGCACTCGGCCGCCAGAACAAGATGACGGGTGCTGCAGAGCAATATCAGTACATCCTGCGCGACGAGTCGATGCACTGCAACTTCGGCATCGACCTGATCAACCAGATCAAGCTCGAGAATCCGCATCTCTGGACCGCCGAATTCCGCGCCGAGATCCGCGAGCTGTTCAAGCAGGCTGTCGAACTCGAATACCGCTACGCCGAGGACACGATGCCGCGCGGCGTGCTGGGTCTGAACGCGTCGATGTTCAAGAGCTATCTGCGCTTCATCAGCAACCGTCGTTGCCAGCAGATCGGCCTCGATCCGCTGTACCCGAACGAGGAAAACCCGTTCCCGTGGATGAGCGAGATGATCGACCTGAAGAAGGAACGCAACTTCTTCGAGACGCGTGTGATCGAGTATCAGACGGGTGGTGCGCTGTCCTGGGAATAA
- a CDS encoding histone H1-like DNA-binding protein, translating into MALAKKKPAAKKAAVKKVAAKKAAAPAKKAAAVKKVAAKKVAVKKVAAKKTAPAKKAAVKKVAAKKVATKKVAAKKVAVKKVAAKKAAPAKKAAAKKVAAKKVAVKKVAAKKAAPAKKAAAKKAAPAKKAAAKKAAPAKKAAAKKAAPAAKKAAPAKKAAAPAKKAAAAAPAAAPAPAKKAAAPKKAAAPKKAVVKKAAPATTASTASVAPASGVKTALNPAAAWPFPTGSRP; encoded by the coding sequence ATGGCACTTGCCAAGAAGAAACCGGCTGCAAAGAAGGCCGCAGTGAAGAAGGTCGCTGCGAAGAAGGCTGCTGCTCCGGCGAAGAAGGCCGCTGCAGTGAAGAAGGTTGCTGCGAAGAAGGTCGCGGTGAAGAAGGTTGCCGCGAAGAAGACAGCGCCGGCCAAGAAGGCAGCAGTGAAGAAGGTTGCTGCGAAGAAGGTCGCAACGAAGAAGGTTGCTGCCAAGAAGGTCGCAGTGAAGAAGGTTGCCGCGAAGAAGGCAGCGCCGGCCAAGAAGGCCGCAGCGAAGAAGGTTGCAGCCAAGAAAGTCGCAGTGAAGAAGGTTGCTGCGAAGAAGGCCGCACCGGCGAAGAAGGCTGCTGCGAAGAAGGCCGCGCCGGCTAAGAAGGCTGCTGCGAAGAAGGCTGCGCCGGCGAAGAAGGCTGCCGCGAAGAAGGCTGCGCCTGCTGCGAAGAAGGCTGCCCCTGCGAAGAAGGCCGCTGCTCCCGCGAAGAAGGCTGCCGCTGCTGCTCCGGCTGCCGCTCCGGCTCCGGCGAAGAAGGCCGCCGCTCCGAAGAAGGCTGCTGCTCCGAAGAAGGCCGTCGTGAAGAAGGCTGCGCCGGCAACGACCGCGTCGACCGCATCGGTTGCGCCGGCATCGGGCGTGAAGACCGCGCTCAACCCGGCAGCAGCATGGCCGTTCCCGACCGGCAGCCGTCCGTAA
- a CDS encoding glycine zipper 2TM domain-containing protein — MLTKKTLTLAAMLTASLTLTGCFTAPGSADVYSVGQAQREQTVRMGTVESVRAVRIQSDGGGSAIGTLGGGALGAVAGSAIGGGKGSILTAIAGGLVGAVAGNAVGENLSTANGVEITVRLDNGDLRSITQAASGEAFRAGERVRLLSSGGVTRVTH; from the coding sequence ATGTTGACGAAAAAGACCCTCACGCTCGCGGCCATGCTGACGGCCTCGCTGACGCTCACCGGCTGCTTCACCGCACCCGGTTCGGCGGATGTCTATAGCGTCGGCCAGGCGCAGCGCGAACAGACGGTTCGCATGGGCACGGTCGAAAGCGTCCGCGCGGTACGCATCCAGTCCGACGGCGGCGGCAGCGCGATCGGCACGCTCGGCGGCGGCGCACTCGGCGCCGTGGCAGGCAGCGCAATCGGCGGCGGCAAGGGGTCGATCCTGACCGCGATCGCCGGCGGCCTCGTCGGCGCGGTCGCGGGCAACGCGGTCGGCGAAAACCTCAGCACGGCGAACGGTGTCGAAATCACCGTGCGCCTCGACAACGGCGATCTGCGCTCGATCACGCAGGCGGCAAGCGGCGAAGCGTTCCGCGCCGGCGAACGCGTGCGACTGCTGTCGAGCGGCGGCGTCACGCGCGTCACGCACTAA
- a CDS encoding carbohydrate kinase family protein — MATLICGSIAYDSIMTFEGRFREHILPDQVHLINLSFLVPTMRREFGGCAGNIAYALHLLGGDARIMGTIGALDAQPYLDRLDQLGLSRDHVRVLPETYTAQAMITTDLDNNQITAFHPGAMMQSHLNHAGDAPGIKLAIVGPDGFDGMVQHVEELARAGVPFVFDPGQGLPLFDGATLRRSIELATFVAVNDYEAKLVSDKTGWSEDEIASRVDALVITRGEHGATIRHKQGTEQIPVVPAERISDPTGCGDAFRGGLLYGIEHGLDWATTGRLASLMGSIKIAHQGPQTYALTRAEIDARFETAFGYSLK; from the coding sequence TTGGCTACGTTGATTTGCGGCTCGATCGCCTACGACTCCATCATGACTTTCGAGGGGCGGTTCCGCGAGCACATCCTGCCCGACCAGGTGCACCTCATCAACCTGAGCTTCCTGGTGCCGACGATGCGCCGCGAATTCGGCGGCTGCGCGGGCAACATCGCGTACGCGCTGCACCTGCTCGGCGGCGATGCGCGCATCATGGGGACGATAGGCGCGCTCGACGCGCAGCCGTATCTCGACCGGCTCGACCAGCTCGGCCTGAGCCGCGATCACGTTCGCGTGCTGCCCGAGACTTATACGGCGCAGGCGATGATCACGACCGATCTCGACAACAACCAGATCACGGCGTTCCACCCGGGCGCGATGATGCAGTCGCACCTGAACCACGCGGGCGACGCGCCGGGCATCAAGCTCGCGATCGTCGGCCCCGACGGCTTCGACGGGATGGTGCAGCACGTGGAAGAACTCGCCAGGGCCGGGGTGCCGTTCGTGTTCGATCCGGGCCAGGGCCTGCCGCTGTTCGACGGTGCGACGCTGCGCCGCAGCATTGAACTTGCGACCTTCGTAGCGGTCAACGACTACGAGGCCAAGCTGGTGAGCGACAAGACGGGATGGTCCGAAGATGAAATCGCCAGCCGGGTCGACGCCCTCGTCATTACGCGCGGCGAGCACGGCGCGACCATCCGCCACAAGCAGGGCACGGAGCAGATTCCTGTCGTGCCGGCCGAGCGGATCTCCGATCCGACCGGCTGCGGCGATGCCTTCCGGGGTGGCTTGCTGTACGGCATCGAGCATGGCCTCGACTGGGCAACCACGGGCCGCCTCGCGAGCCTGATGGGCTCGATCAAGATCGCCCACCAGGGGCCCCAGACTTACGCACTGACGCGCGCCGAAATCGACGCGCGCTTCGAGACTGCATTCGGTTACAGTCTCAAATGA
- the tpx gene encoding thiol peroxidase, producing the protein MSKVTLGGNPIDLAGTFPAVGAQGADFKLVGKDLADLSLASFAGKRKVLNIVPSLDTPTCATSTRKFNEAASSLDNTVVVVVSADLPFAATRFCTTEGLENVVTASTFRTGRAFANAYGVDVTSGPLNGLTARAVVVLDAQDKVIHAELVGEIKDEPNYDAALAALK; encoded by the coding sequence ATGAGCAAAGTTACGCTGGGTGGCAACCCGATCGATCTCGCCGGCACGTTCCCGGCCGTCGGCGCACAAGGCGCCGATTTCAAGCTGGTCGGCAAGGACCTCGCCGACCTGTCGCTCGCCAGCTTCGCCGGCAAGCGCAAGGTGCTGAACATCGTCCCGAGCCTCGACACGCCGACCTGCGCGACGTCGACCCGCAAGTTCAACGAAGCCGCTTCGTCGCTCGACAACACGGTCGTCGTCGTCGTGTCCGCCGACCTGCCGTTCGCTGCTACGCGCTTCTGCACGACCGAAGGCCTCGAGAACGTCGTGACGGCTTCGACGTTCCGCACCGGCCGCGCGTTCGCGAACGCGTACGGCGTCGACGTGACGAGCGGCCCGCTGAACGGCCTGACCGCACGTGCGGTCGTCGTGCTCGACGCGCAGGACAAGGTGATCCACGCGGAACTCGTCGGCGAAATCAAGGACGAGCCGAACTACGATGCAGCGCTCGCCGCACTGAAGTAA
- a CDS encoding DUF3426 domain-containing protein codes for MLLATRCPHCETVFRLQQEQLSLHQGLVRCGHCHEVFNASESLVPEHAQQPEPALTEPAAAPDRGDAPLPAPPRLFAAEAPAGSPSDTDYKPEGWDMWAPWLDAGVDPSLQHSVRTVRTEPLIPLALPSTEAGVVHLSGTPAPFAPSPAELDASAAVEQPAESLHTQTQAPQDTEPSAAPVERDPREPRFVAHLPSDAETAPDAAEPFGTAHFAVPDDERAPREPRFAFAPAPAVTEAGSEPNTADTARHDETPAATPHAPAAPFPAALTDDDRPHFAVTRETRAPQRRGMLGGFFGGLVAAVLAVLLVGQLAWWQRETLMIYWPVTQGWLRQACAPLGCKVAPPRAIDGLRLDATDLRQLDGPRELELKVPLTNRYRVALAYPSLELTLLDDTNHVTVRRVLAPRDYVRPGTPIDAGLPPGTTQTMVVRVDTNGTPASNFRVQIFYP; via the coding sequence ATGCTTCTTGCGACGCGCTGCCCTCATTGCGAAACCGTCTTCCGGCTGCAGCAGGAACAGCTCTCGCTGCATCAAGGGCTCGTGCGCTGCGGGCATTGCCACGAAGTCTTCAACGCATCCGAGTCGCTCGTTCCCGAGCACGCGCAGCAGCCCGAGCCGGCCCTGACCGAACCGGCCGCCGCGCCGGATCGCGGTGATGCGCCTCTTCCGGCCCCGCCTCGGCTGTTCGCTGCCGAAGCGCCGGCCGGGTCACCTTCCGACACCGATTACAAGCCGGAAGGCTGGGACATGTGGGCGCCGTGGCTCGATGCCGGCGTCGACCCGTCGCTGCAGCACAGCGTGCGGACCGTGCGCACCGAGCCGCTGATCCCGCTCGCCCTTCCGTCGACCGAAGCCGGCGTCGTTCACCTGTCGGGTACGCCCGCACCGTTCGCGCCCTCCCCCGCCGAGCTGGACGCCTCCGCTGCCGTCGAACAACCGGCCGAATCGCTGCATACGCAAACGCAGGCGCCGCAGGATACCGAACCATCGGCCGCGCCCGTCGAACGCGACCCGCGTGAGCCCCGCTTCGTCGCCCATCTTCCGTCGGACGCAGAAACCGCTCCCGATGCCGCCGAACCCTTCGGTACCGCGCACTTCGCCGTGCCGGACGACGAGCGCGCGCCGCGCGAACCGCGCTTTGCGTTCGCGCCTGCGCCAGCCGTCACCGAAGCCGGATCCGAGCCCAATACCGCTGACACCGCCCGGCACGACGAGACGCCCGCCGCAACGCCCCACGCGCCGGCCGCCCCCTTCCCCGCCGCGCTGACCGACGACGATCGTCCGCATTTCGCCGTCACGCGCGAGACGCGCGCGCCGCAGCGACGCGGCATGCTCGGCGGCTTTTTCGGCGGCCTCGTCGCGGCCGTGCTCGCCGTGCTGCTCGTCGGGCAACTCGCATGGTGGCAACGCGAAACGCTGATGATCTACTGGCCCGTCACGCAGGGGTGGCTCCGGCAGGCCTGCGCGCCGCTCGGCTGCAAGGTCGCGCCGCCGCGCGCGATCGACGGCCTGCGGCTCGACGCGACCGACCTGCGCCAGCTCGACGGGCCACGCGAGCTCGAGCTGAAGGTGCCGCTGACGAACCGCTACCGTGTCGCGCTCGCCTACCCGTCGCTCGAGTTGACGCTGCTCGACGACACCAACCACGTGACCGTGCGCCGCGTACTCGCGCCGCGCGACTACGTGCGCCCGGGCACGCCGATCGACGCCGGGCTGCCGCCCGGCACGACGCAGACGATGGTCGTCCGTGTCGACACGAACGGCACGCCCGCCTCGAATTTCCGCGTCCAGATTTTCTATCCGTGA
- the prmA gene encoding 50S ribosomal protein L11 methyltransferase, with amino-acid sequence MSYRELVVELAREHAEALSDALLELGALSVSVEDADADTPDEQPLFGEPGLVPDRTAWQHSRVVALLAADHEPAVLLAAAANEIGVAETPAFTVREVEEQDWVRLTQSQFEPIPIGERIWVVPSWHDAPDPDALILELDPGLAFGTGSHPTTRLCMEWLEQSVKPGQSVLDYGCGSGILAILAKKCGANPVIGIDIDPQAVESARQNSERNHAEVTYGLPDACPDGEFDIVVANILSNPLKLMASMLASKVKPGGRIALSGVLARQADEVAAVYARYVDISVWREHEGWVCLAGTRRESH; translated from the coding sequence ATGAGCTATCGCGAACTCGTCGTCGAACTGGCCCGTGAGCATGCGGAGGCGCTGTCCGACGCGCTGCTCGAACTCGGCGCGCTGTCGGTGTCGGTCGAAGATGCCGACGCCGACACGCCCGACGAACAGCCGCTCTTCGGCGAGCCGGGCCTCGTGCCCGACCGCACCGCGTGGCAGCACTCGCGCGTGGTCGCGCTGCTCGCGGCCGACCATGAGCCGGCCGTGCTGCTCGCGGCCGCCGCGAACGAGATCGGCGTCGCCGAGACGCCGGCGTTCACCGTCCGCGAAGTCGAGGAACAGGACTGGGTGCGACTCACGCAATCGCAGTTCGAGCCGATCCCGATCGGTGAGCGGATCTGGGTCGTGCCGTCGTGGCACGATGCGCCCGATCCCGACGCGCTCATCCTCGAACTCGATCCGGGCCTCGCATTCGGCACCGGCAGCCACCCGACCACGCGCCTGTGCATGGAATGGCTCGAGCAGTCGGTGAAGCCGGGCCAGTCGGTGCTCGACTACGGCTGCGGCTCCGGCATTCTCGCGATCCTCGCGAAGAAATGCGGGGCGAACCCCGTCATCGGCATCGACATCGATCCGCAAGCGGTCGAATCGGCGCGGCAGAACAGCGAACGCAACCATGCGGAAGTCACGTATGGGCTGCCCGATGCGTGCCCGGACGGCGAATTCGACATCGTCGTCGCGAACATCCTGTCGAATCCGCTGAAGCTGATGGCGTCGATGCTCGCATCGAAGGTCAAGCCGGGCGGGCGCATCGCGCTGTCGGGCGTGCTCGCGCGCCAGGCGGACGAAGTGGCGGCCGTCTACGCACGCTACGTCGACATCTCGGTCTGGCGTGAGCACGAAGGTTGGGTATGCCTCGCCGGAACCCGACGCGAAAGCCATTAG